From a single Miscanthus floridulus cultivar M001 chromosome 8, ASM1932011v1, whole genome shotgun sequence genomic region:
- the LOC136474150 gene encoding cytosolic Fe-S cluster assembly factor NBP35-like: MRTTPRPSRSPEGKNLVASARSHSLTQQHAAPLWVFSALWSGRPVTLHRDHETTRTPAQELQEKGREMENGVGKGDVPDDANEHCPGTQSEEAGKADACAGCPNQQICATAPKGPDPDVVAIVERLATVKHKLLVLSGKGGVGKSTFSAQLSFALAEMDHQVGLLDIDICGPSIPKMLGLEGQDIHQSNLGWSPVYVESNLGVMSIGFMLPDPDDAVIWRGPRKNGLIKQFLKDVDWGEIDYLVVDAPPGTSDEHISIVQYLQATGIDGAIIVTTPQQVSLIDVRKEINFCKKVGVPVLGVVENMSGLRQPLSDLRFVKSDGAGETDATEWALNYIKEKAPELLSVMACSEVFDSSKGGAEKMCHEMGVPFLGKVPMDPQLCKASEEGRSCFADQKCSASAPALQNIVKKLIKTE, encoded by the exons ATGCGGACAACGCCGCGCCCGTCCAGAAGCCCGGAAGGCAAAAATCTGGTTGCCTCGGCTCGTTCACACAGCCTAACGCAGCAGCACGCCGCTCCGTTGTGGGTCTTCTCTGCACTCTGGAGCGGTCGGCCGGTCACCCTACACCGAGACCACGAGACGACTCGAACCCCAGCTCAGGAACTGCAGGAGAAGGGGAGAGAGATGGAGAACGGCGTCGGCAAAGGCGACGTCCCCGACGATGCGAACGAGC ATTGCCCTGGAACGCAGTCGGAGGAGGCGGGGAAGGCGGATGCCTGCGCTGGGTGCCCCAACCAGCAGATTTGCGCCACCGCCCCCAAGGGCCCTGATCCCG ATGTGGTTGCTATTGTTGAGAGGTTGGCTACTGTGAAGCACAAATTATTAGTTTTGTCTGGAAAGGGAGGTGTTGGAAAGAGCACATTCTCAGCCCAACTCTCGTTTGCCCTAGCTGAAATGGACCATCAGGTTGGCCTTCTTGACATAGATATATGTGGCCCTAGCATCCCTAAAATGTTAGGCCTTGAGGGACAAGATATTCATCAAAGCAACCTTGGCTGGTCACCTGTGTATGTTGAGTCCAACCTTGGCGTGATGTCGATTGGTTTCATGCTGCCTGATCCAGATGATGCTGTCATATGGAGGGGTCCCCGCAAGAATGGATTGATCAAGCAGTtcttaaaggatgttgattgggggGAGATTGACTATCTTGTTGTGGACGCTCCTCCAGGAACATCTGATGAGCACATCTCGATCGTGCAATACCTTCAAGCCACAGGAATCGATGGTGCAATAATCGTCACGACTCCGCAGCAGGTCTCTCTGATTGACGTGAGGAAGGAGATAAACTTCTGCAAGAAGGTTGGTGTCCCTGTCCTAGGTGTTGTGGAGAACATGAGTGGCCTGAGGCAGCCGCTTTCAGATCTCAGATTCGTCAAGTCAGATGGGGCGGGTGAGACAGATGCGACAGAGTGGGCCCTGAACTACATCAAGGAGAAAGCCCCTGAGCTTCTGTCGGTCATGGCCTGCAGTGAGGTATTTGATAGCAGCAAGGGAGGCGCTGAGAAGATGTGCCATGAAATGGGGGTTCCTTTCCTTGGTAAGGTGCCCATGGATCCGCAGCTGTGCAAGGCTTCTGAGGAAGGGAGGTCATGCTTTGCTGATCAGAAATGCAGTGCCAGTGCGCCGGCTCTTCAGAACATTGTGAAGAAGCTGATCAAGACTGAGTGA
- the LOC136477629 gene encoding glyceraldehyde-3-phosphate dehydrogenase 3, cytosolic, which yields MAKIKIGINGFGRIGRLVARVALQSDDVELVAVNDPFISTDYMTYMFKYDTVHGQWKHHELKVKDSKTLLFGEKEVAVFGSRNPEEIPWGSVGAEYVVESTGVFTDKEKAAAHLKGGAKKVVISAPSKDAPMFVVGVNEKEYKSDINIVSNASCTTNCLAPLAKVINDKFGIVEGLMTTVHAITATQKTVDGPSSKDWRGGRAASFNIIPSSTGAAKAVGKVLPVLNGKLTGMSFRVPTVDVSVVDLTVRLEKSATYDEIKAAVKAEAEGSLKGILGYVEEDLVSTDFQGDSRSSIFDAKAGIALNGNFVKLVSWYDNEWGYSTRVVDLIRHMNSTN from the exons ATGG CCAAGATCAAGATCGGGATCAATG GGTTCGGCAGGATCGGAAGGCTGGTGGCCAGGGTGGCCCTGCAGAGCGACGATGTCGAGCTCGTCGCCGTGAACGACCCCTTCATCAGCACCGATTACATG ACCTACATGTTCAAGTATGACACTGTCCACGGACAGTGGAAGCACCATGAGCTCAAGGTTAAGGACTCCAAGACCCTTCTCTTTGGTGAGAAGGAGGTTGCTGTGTTTGGCAGCAG GAACCCTGAGGAGATCCCATGGGGTTCCGTTGGTGCTGAATATGTTGTTGAGTCTACTGGTGTTTTCACTGACAAGGAGAAGGCTGCAGCTCACTTGAAG GGTGGTGCCAAGAAGGTCGTCATTTCTGCTCCTAGCAAGGATGCCCCCATGTTCGTTGTTGGTGTCAACGAGAAGGAGTACAAGtctgacattaacattgtctccaatgCTAGCTGCACAACCAACTGCCTTGCTCCTCTTGCTAAG GTCATCAATGACAAGTTTGGTATCGTTGAGGGTCTGATGACCACTGTTCATGCCATCACCG CTACCCAGAAGACTGTTGATGGTCCCTCATCTAAGGACTGGAGGGGTGGAAGGGCTGCTAGTTTCAACATCATTCCCAGCAGCACTGGAGCTGCTAAG GCTGTTGGCAAAGTGCTTCCTGTCCTTAATGGAAAGTTGACTGGAATGTCTTTCCGTGTCCCAACCGTCGATGTTTCTGTTGTTGATCTGACTGTTAGGCTTGAGAAGTCTGCTACCTATGATGAGATCAAGGCTGCAGTCAA GGCTGAGGCAGAGGGTAGCCTCAAGGGCATTCTGGGTTATGTTGAGGAGGACCTTGTTTCGACCGATTTCCAGGGTGACAGCAG GTCTAGCATCTTTGATGCTAAGGCTGGCATTGCCTTGAACGGCAACTTCGTGAAACTTGTGTCCTGGTACGACAACGAGTGGGGATACAG CACCCGCGTGGTCGACCTGATCCGTCACATGAACAGCACCAACTAG